Sequence from the Microscilla marina ATCC 23134 genome:
CCAGAAACAAGGCACCTCCGCCTACACCAGCCCAAAAACCAGTATAATACTCTTTATCCAACCCAGTCGAAAAGTCAATATCTATGTCGGCTCCTCCAGCATGCGATACACTTTCGGAAAAAGCAAAACTCACATTGCTCGACAACGAAGCTGAACTATTGCTGCCTGGAGGGTCGTGTACTACTGCTATAATGTTGGGAGGAGCTTCCAGCGTAAAGTCATTATTGTACTGGGTGGTTCCCGTCACAAAAGCTTTTACAGGAATTTGTTTTACTCTTTGCTCATGGGTAGCTGTTATGTTTAAAGTACGGGTATAGGGTGTTATAAAGTTGGGTTCCAGTGCCCTGAACAACAACGTATCTTGGCCGGTAGAACCTCCCGACTCAGCCACTTTTGTACCCAAATCGCCTGTATATTTATACTTTACACCTTTAGTAAAACATTTTTTTGTACGGTATTGCTCAAAGGCTTTTACTGTAAGTAAGTACCCCACCTGCTTTTCCAAAATATAGGCTTGTTTGTCGCTGCAGTATTCTTCTGGCTTTAGGTTTGTCAGTTTAGCTTTAATTCTCGACAAACCTGTTTGAGTATTCAGTGACTGCTCTGTATTGCCAACTTTGGCGATTATCTGTGCTTGTAATTGCAAAGGGTTGCGGTATTCGAACTGAAAGGTTTTCCAGCCCTTAGTCAAATCTATTACAGGCGACTCCAGTTGAATGGTTGAGTTTTCTTGGTTGGTCAGGTATACTTTGTACCTGCCTGGCATCAAACCCGGAAGCGTAAATACAGTAAAGTTTGTGTTAAACAAGGCTTTGGCAGCATTGCCTGTGTAGGTCTTTTCGTACCTGGGAGTTATTATGTCGGTACGTTTTATCCGTACGTTCCACAAGCCTATGTCACAACCACAGGGTATAACGATATTACCTACAAAACCAAAACGTGTTTTGTTATAAAACTTCAAATCGGTTATTGGGTCTATAATGTTAAAGTTATACTGGCTGGGGTTATTGGGGTCAATTAGCTTCTTAACATACTCCTCTTCTCCTCCAGCTTCATACAACTGCTTGGTCTTACGAGTATAGGTATGCAATGTCTGCTCGTCTCTTTTTAATCCGTTCTTTAGCTCAAGTACATAGTTTTGTGCATTGGGTAATAAGCTTACTGTACGCATAGTTTCTTGAGCAGTCTCGGTAAATCCATAAGAAATCTTCAGATTGTTTTGATCACTGGCTATGTAATCTCCATTTTTAATTTGCTTAATCAAGGCTGTGTTTGCCACCACGTTCCGATATTCTATCAGGTGCAGGTTTCCTTTAAAAAACTGACTGCGCTGATTGCCCTGATAGGTACCCAAATGAAGTTTACCCTGCATATTGATGCCTGCGGCTCCATCTTTGTAATGTGGTACATCTCTTACATACAATACAAACTGATTAGTAGCCTTGTTGTACGTAAAAGCAAAAAAGCTCCATTCGTTGCCTATGTTTTCGGCAGAAGTTTTCAGCACTGTATTACCTTTCATAAGCTGTAGCGAGGCATTGTTTTTCAGTACCAGACGTACATTACCTACTTGCATAATGGTTTGTAGTCTTGGGGCACCCTCCTGCCCAAAGTTACCTCTTTTTATCCAACCCGACCAGGTACCGTTTTTCTGAAAGTTATTTGCCTTTTCAGCTACTACATAATCGTCTTTGCCATCAAATGCCAGGGTTTGGGTGCCTGGCGACATTTCTTCCAGCGGATTGTATACAGCCACCGCATACCTGCCTACGGGTGCACCTATACTAAAAGCACCTGATTGATTAGTCTTAAAGTTGGGGTCGTTACCTTGGATTAGCCTGCCACCCAGTGTAAACTGTTGCCCAGCAGGTACTGGGTACAGCTTATTGTCAACCTTGTACAACACGTGCCCAGCAAGCGGGAAAGTAGACTCATCGATAAAGTTGGCTTCTTTGGTATACTCAGCCTTATTAAGACTTCTTCGCAAGGTTATTTGTCGGTATGTCGGGGCAAAGGTATGGTCAGGTTTCTGAGGAGTTACCCTAAAGTTTACCCCACTGGCTTGCGTACCAGTATGCATCATTGCCAGTGTATATTTACCCTGGTCGTCGGTAAATGTGCCATACTGCAAAGCTGCAGGTTGGGCGGTAGCAGCCAGCCACTGTACATTTTTGCCACTGCCTGTATAACTTCCCCGCTGGCCTTTTGCCTGGTTGTATACATAAGATGTCCCATTGTGGTTATGTCCCAGGTCGAAACGATAGTACAACAGCAAGGATGCTTCATTGCCTGAAATTACATGCTTATAACGTTCTTTGGTTTCAGTATCTAATCTTTTGCTATATTCCTGGTTAGTTTCCCATACCTGATTGCCCTGCTTAAGCACCTTTTTTTTCTGAGCGTTCCATACCCTCAATTCATCTATAGCATAAGGTTTAGAGATTTGCGCATTGAACGCAAACGAGCTTACCAAAGCCAGGTTATTGTAACGGTAGGCAGTAGCATTGCTTATATTGGCAGTAAAAGTCTTTTTTAGGTTAACAGTTACTTCCCTGCCTCCATCTACATAAATACGCCCTCCAGTTTGGGCAAAAGTAACGGCGTAGTGGTGCCATTTATTGTCGATTACCTTATTGGTATTCAATTTAATATAGTCGCCTCCAGTATGATGGGTAGCTTTTATACTGGCGCCAGCCACCTGTACTTTGGTGTTACCCAATGCAAAAATGGTATTGTTGCCACCCGAACCTTTGTACCAAAACTCTAGAGTAAAAGCAGGCAGGTTTCTGAACACCTCTATTTGTTTTACTGTAACCGGAGTAGTATTGGTATTTAATCTCAAGGCACGCCCATACAGACCCTGCGATACAGGCTTGGCAGTAATTGCCACATGTTCCATGAGCAATTCTTCTTTCGATTTTACGGTTCCAGTAATCCTTCCATTAGGAAAAATAAAGCCCTGATCAACACCCAAAGGTTTAAAACCTCCGTCTTCGTTTTTGTAGCCTTCTACCCTGTAAGCGTACATCTCCTGTGGTAAAATCGAAGCGTCATCGTAATGAATCTCGGTAGATACTGTGGTGCCGCTCACGGGTTTGTTTTCGATAAGGGTTCCGTTTTTATATATATTGTAACCATTGGCTCCTTTAATATGCAGCCAACGCAATTGTATTTTATTTTCGTACACCCCTTTGGTGGCAGTAAGCCGAATAATGTTGTTGTCCAGTATTGGGTGATTTACATCGGAACGGGTAATGGCAAGTTGCTCATTTTTGTATTTGGCTACAGCCTTTACTTTTGTGGCAAATCCTGGTACTGCATTTTGCCAGTAGCCAAGCGTAAGGTCGAGCAACGAAGGCTGAGGAACCTGGCTTTGCTGGTTAGTACCATACAAACATCTGAGCCCTTGACTGTTTTTCAGGGTTGTCAAATCTTCATTGATAAACGACTTCCATTGATTCTGAGCAATCTGAGCAGCAGTTCTTCGTCTGTCCCAGCCTCTTATTTCGGTCAGAAACATTTCCTGATGGTGTTTCTTGAGAAAAAATAACTTAGAAACACCATTACTAAAGGGAAACTGTCCTCTTTTTACTCCATTAACATACAGTTCGCATTGAGTAGCATTGGCAAACACTGTCAATGCGACATGGTGCCATAAGTTATGCTCTACATTGCCTGCGTTTATGGTTACCAATGGATGGTTTTTTACCTTTAGAGCCAATCGGTTTTTATTGTGCATATATAGTTTAAACTGGGTAGCATCGGTGCTTACATCGGTCAGCATCCAGTGGTTACCTGCTTGGGTAGACTTGACCCAAAACTCCAGGGTGGCTTCGCCTTTTATCCCCTGGTTTATAAAATTGCTCTGAAGGTTAAACCCCAGATTGGCGTGGGAGGCATACTTGTTTTTATGCAAATGTAACACTCCGGCTGTTTTTTGTGCTTGTATGCCTTGCCATAGCAATACAAACAGCAATAAAAACAGTGTTTTTTTTATATATAAATTAATTAATTTCATATCGTTTATTAAAAAAGCTTAAAAGGTGTTGAGAACTCTTTCGATTTTGAAGCGAAAATCGGCAGCTATTTTACTCCTGTTATTAGGCAACTGAGGGAGCGCATCAAGCCTGAACCTGCCCTGTGCCTGATCGTAACGAATGGCTCGGCTAGGATCACTAGCTCTGGCAATGACCAGGTACGGAAACCCTGCATACAATATTGTCCATTGAAAATCCATTGGTTTAGGATCATTACCTGGAATTTTTGTCAGGCTCAGCGAACCATCATTGTTTCGTTTCAAAAACAAATCAGGGTTTTGCGCAAACGCAATTAATACGTTATAGTTGTCGAGCTTTTTCATAATAAACAACTGGGCAAGCTGACTTTGGTGCACCTGTTTTGCTTCTTTGTTCAGGTTGCTGTTGCGTATAGTTAATACTTTATTGTCCTTTTCGGCAATAAACTTAAACGTGGTGTAGTTTTGGGCCTTAGCCATGCCACACAGGCATAGCAATCCCGCTAGCAAAATATAAGTGATATGCTTCATTATGATAAAATTACTTCTTCAATAAACTTTTGATTTCCTTGAGTTGGGCTTTAAAAGCGGCTATTTCGCCCTTCAGTGCTTTGATGTGCTTTTGCTGTGCTATAGTATGTAAGGTCAGTTCTTCTACCTTTTCTACCAAAATAGTATTGATTTGCCCTACGTCCATGCCGTTTTTCAATACTTGAGCTTCGCTAGGCATGTTAGGCAAATGTTTGTTGGCTTTGATGTAGGCTTCTACTTTTTCTAAAGGCATCAAGTCGTAGTCGTTTTCAAACACATAGTCGGGGAAACTGCCTATATCTAATTTTATCCGTTTGGCTATCACAGTTCCATCTTTCTCAATAGTTAAAAGCTTGTTTTCTCCTCTATAAAAACTAAACCTGTTACCTCCTTGGCCTCCAATTTGCATACGAACCTCTCCTGACGACATACCTAATCCATACCAGTCGTTGTTACTATCCCATAGTGCTATTTTTTTGAAATTATCCTGTTTCCCAAATGAAAGTTTACCATCAGAAATGTTCAAATTGGTGCTTGGGCGTAAGATCAATGATTTATAGCCATCTTTACTGTGCATAAAAGAAGCTAAAAGTGATCCTCTTACGAAAAACTTGATGCGCTCGTCAGCATCTGTTTTATCATTATTGGCTTCGAGTATAAGGTGTGCATTATTACTTAACCTGCTTCCATAAATTGACCCTAGATTTAACCTAAGGTCGGTATTCTCGTACAACTCAAATATTTGAGCTCTGTCGTCAATCATAAAAGATGCTAGTTGCTTGTCAGCCACAAAAAACTTGATACGTTCGTCGTTAACTATTCCATCACTATTGGCTCGGAGTTCAAGGTGTCCAAGACTGTTTAATTTACCTCCTTCAATTGAACCGGAATTAAGTTTCAAATTTGTAGAACCTAATAACTCTAGTACCCTATTTTCATTGTAATTGTTAATGGTTACGACATCCTCTTTTTTTACATTAAATGTAATAGGACGGTTCGAGACATTATCCCCATTCCAATTAGATTTGAATTTGAGCGAACCCAGATTAGAAGAGGCCACTAGATTACCATCATTCCATATCAGACCAGTTTTTTGCCCCTTCACCTCCGCAAAAAAACTCAAGGCGCATAGCCCTGTTATTAATAATGTAAATCTTAAAAATTTCATATTTTATAATTATTAGTAATCAAATTCCCTACTCTATTGCTAGGTTTTCGGAGTCCCCTGATTG
This genomic interval carries:
- a CDS encoding LamG-like jellyroll fold domain-containing protein, with product MKLINLYIKKTLFLLLFVLLWQGIQAQKTAGVLHLHKNKYASHANLGFNLQSNFINQGIKGEATLEFWVKSTQAGNHWMLTDVSTDATQFKLYMHNKNRLALKVKNHPLVTINAGNVEHNLWHHVALTVFANATQCELYVNGVKRGQFPFSNGVSKLFFLKKHHQEMFLTEIRGWDRRRTAAQIAQNQWKSFINEDLTTLKNSQGLRCLYGTNQQSQVPQPSLLDLTLGYWQNAVPGFATKVKAVAKYKNEQLAITRSDVNHPILDNNIIRLTATKGVYENKIQLRWLHIKGANGYNIYKNGTLIENKPVSGTTVSTEIHYDDASILPQEMYAYRVEGYKNEDGGFKPLGVDQGFIFPNGRITGTVKSKEELLMEHVAITAKPVSQGLYGRALRLNTNTTPVTVKQIEVFRNLPAFTLEFWYKGSGGNNTIFALGNTKVQVAGASIKATHHTGGDYIKLNTNKVIDNKWHHYAVTFAQTGGRIYVDGGREVTVNLKKTFTANISNATAYRYNNLALVSSFAFNAQISKPYAIDELRVWNAQKKKVLKQGNQVWETNQEYSKRLDTETKERYKHVISGNEASLLLYYRFDLGHNHNGTSYVYNQAKGQRGSYTGSGKNVQWLAATAQPAALQYGTFTDDQGKYTLAMMHTGTQASGVNFRVTPQKPDHTFAPTYRQITLRRSLNKAEYTKEANFIDESTFPLAGHVLYKVDNKLYPVPAGQQFTLGGRLIQGNDPNFKTNQSGAFSIGAPVGRYAVAVYNPLEEMSPGTQTLAFDGKDDYVVAEKANNFQKNGTWSGWIKRGNFGQEGAPRLQTIMQVGNVRLVLKNNASLQLMKGNTVLKTSAENIGNEWSFFAFTYNKATNQFVLYVRDVPHYKDGAAGINMQGKLHLGTYQGNQRSQFFKGNLHLIEYRNVVANTALIKQIKNGDYIASDQNNLKISYGFTETAQETMRTVSLLPNAQNYVLELKNGLKRDEQTLHTYTRKTKQLYEAGGEEEYVKKLIDPNNPSQYNFNIIDPITDLKFYNKTRFGFVGNIVIPCGCDIGLWNVRIKRTDIITPRYEKTYTGNAAKALFNTNFTVFTLPGLMPGRYKVYLTNQENSTIQLESPVIDLTKGWKTFQFEYRNPLQLQAQIIAKVGNTEQSLNTQTGLSRIKAKLTNLKPEEYCSDKQAYILEKQVGYLLTVKAFEQYRTKKCFTKGVKYKYTGDLGTKVAESGGSTGQDTLLFRALEPNFITPYTRTLNITATHEQRVKQIPVKAFVTGTTQYNNDFTLEAPPNIIAVVHDPPGSNSSASLSSNVSFAFSESVSHAGGADIDIDFSTGLDKEYYTGFWAGVGGGALFLEKIIDTETKNNIKITENFKFGNANTRGAEVSLNQTITTSSDPDLPGIASDIYIGYTPVIHMGKGRTLKMNGCTPDFKENVNVIKPDRKPFFVHTHQHIKDVTIPNLQRAKVVATSQRDKQMYQKQISRWNAILQQNEQAYANAASLAKFQVSNNAGTQSFPESVAFSAGANVSYELTDTNSEGDGNTEGTKTSINKNFGTSFNIFGTLINFNTGVTGYHEYEKSKNEDGSRKDTYSFSLADSDLGDQFDILIKKDVNHAYATPIFKTVAGRSKCPVEVGTQPREGVEITSDAQTGTANLGEAVAFNVTLKNTQVASESTGTGKDKTYMLKVYKNYGATVKYNGHPLNEGGQVIILDTEEPDYVKRGLLTIERNPASPKVKYEDISVVFYSQCENASGSINYYDANVKPKTHVKLADTLYLSAEFHRPCVEKIELQSPANNWVVNSHSGNRIDFIFKVANPEDSFNKLFIEYSTAQSNVPEILAEVTNPLTTLTKRADGYYIYSADVSGLPNGAYNLRLTPQCGIGNELWRKQKSTVWISGNIYRQKPIFVELTPGNGSVWESGKIKAKLNRAIKQDGLTSLNISLRGVLAGKEYVPTSVKLDNVADYLQVPDQAALDLNGAYTIEFWVRPDRLPTQQVAIIEKGNNFRISLRNNGQINNARSSSSQSLTVAKWTHVAIVYDGDRNIKTYFNGQLVAEKGSILKFGINNAPLTVGKVLNGDAFIGALDELRVWSVARSKAAIVTDYKRMLTGNEANLRAYYVLDNIALGTEKMRDFTGKTMGTKAVGVAWDTRSNAAPMDKDKVVQSVPIDIHLSGNREIIIEPKSNFPDIYLEGALLTAYIAEGAATDHFGNKANAKSWKFLVNKNKVSWDINNIEIAQKQGQAYSFSANLQNSGALTPTYRFEHLPNWLTLANKQLNTGYNLPAGFSHLVNLTTKANLANGVYEDWVKAHTPHGVEMFHVKLTVSSTITRNSQQVTFASKKAENAATTGRQGYTLSKNYPDPVENTTKFDYYLPEDTYIEINIYNLLGQKVKTLVSKKQKHGNYTIVWDKTNQQGSPVNAGMYAYELKGGGVRIVKRLIVK